caataaaaacatgcttCCAACAAAGTAGTGTGTGCTTTACTTAATTAAGACCAATTCAAGATAGATATGTaaaacacacaacacacatgatATTAAGGGAATGATACCAACACTGATGGTCTTATGGAGCAATTCGAACTGAGGAcaatcaagaggtttggtgaagatgTTCGCCTTTTGGTTGTTAGTGTGGATGAATTCAAGACATATGATTTTATCTTCCACCAAATCATGGATGAAATGATAACGAATCTCTATGTGCTTGGACTTTGAGTGCtgaacaggattcttggaaagatttaTGGCACTAGTGTTATCACAGAACACActcatcgtttcttgaggaatccCATAGTCATGAAGAAGTTTCTTCATTCAAAGAAGTTGAGTACAACAACTCCCAGCAGCTATATACTCAGCTTTAGCTGTAGACAGAGACATCGAGTTCTACTTCTTACTCATCCATGATACAAGATTGTTTCCAAGATAGAAACAttcgcctgaagtgctttttcGGTCATTAACACTTCTTCGCCAATTTGCATCCGAGTAACCGGCTAGACAATCATTAGAGTCTTTTGAGTACCATAGACCATACTCGAGAGTGCCATTAGTATAACGTATGATTCTCTTCATAGCTGTCAAGTGAGACTCCTTTGGAGCTGCTTGATAATGAGCACATACTCCCACACTAAACGCAATGTCCGGCCTGCTTGCAGTGAGATGTAGGAgacttcctatgatgctcctatataAAGTTGGACTTACTTCTATCCTGGAAGAATCAAGACTAAGCTTGGTAGATGaactcatgggagtggaggcatgctTTTTGGaatctagtccaaacttcttgacaagaTTTCTAGCATATTTTTCTTGAGAGATGAATATACCATCCTTCCTTTGTTTAACTTGAAGACCCAATAAAAATGTAagttcccccaccatactcatttTGAATTCCTTCTTCATTTATTTAGAAAACTCTATAGCACGGGCATCTATGGTGgttccaaacactatgtcattaacatacacttgagctacaagaaGATAGTTGTCATCTTTCTTCATAAACAAGGTCTGGTCGGCATACTCTCTTTGAAATCCTCTATCCAAGAGATAATTTGTAAGCCGATCATACTATGCTCTAGGTGCTTGTTTCAATCCATAGAGTGCCTTCTTCAATCTCAAAACATGATCCGGGAAGTGAGGATCTTGGAAACCTTTGGGTTGTTCAACAAAGACTTCTTCATTAAGGAACCCATTGAGAAAGGCACAtttcacatccatttggtaGAGTTTGAAATTCATAATACATGCAATGGACAAAAGGATGCGAATAGACTCAAGTCTAGCTACGGGAACaaaggattcatcaaaatctATTCCTTCCACTTGAGTGTAATCTTGAGCCACCAACTGAGACTTATTTCTTGTtatctcaccatcatcatcggtcttatttttgaaaatccatttGGTGTCAATGACATGAGCGTCTTTGGGCCTTGGGACAAGTTCCCAtacgtcattcctcacaaatTGATTCAATTCTTCACGCATTGAATCCACCCAATTCTTATCTTGAAGAGCTTATTCTACCCTTTTTGGCTTAAATTGAGCAAGATAGCAATGATAAATCATATGGTTCACAATAAGCATGCTTCCCTTTCTAAGAcgaagaccttcatctagaGAATCGATAAtgttactttccggatgattttTAACCACTCTAGATGATGGCTTCTTTGAGGTCGACACTTCATCATtccgagagataggaggattaACTTCTGGAGGGGTGAGAGGGCTTGAGGATCTAGACAATGATCTTGTCTCCATTCTAGAGTTCATGAGAATAGATTCTTTTTCCGGTGAATGTTCTTCCATTTCAACATTTTGGGCTTCAATCTCATCGATAGTTTCTTTGGAGCTTGTTCCTTCTCCACTATCATCATTTGCTACGTTTGTTATGGCATCATCAATAACCacattgatggactccatcaccatttttgttctcttgttaaagaCTATATGCCTGGCTAGTGGTTGAGTACCTGAGAAAGATACTTTCATcactttttgcatcaaattttccaaGGTTCTCCCGATCATTTAGAATGTAACACTTACTCCCAAAGACTCAAAAGTATTTCACTTTTGGCTTCTTCCCGTTCCACATTTCATATgcggtcttctttgttcccGCTTGGAAGAATATTATATTACAAATGTGACAGGTGTTCACGGcttccccccaaaattttagagGAATTTGCTTGTTGAGTAGCATAACTCTTGTCATTTATTGAATCACCCGGTTCTTCATTTCAACCAccccattttgttgaggagttttAGGAGCTGAAAACTCTTTCTTGATCccattcttctcacaaaaaGACTCAAATTTTGCATTATCAAACTCCTTGCCATGGTCACTTCTTATCTTGACAATTGGTACAACTTTCTCGTTTTAAAGCCTCTTACAAAGATTCTCCATCTTCTCACATGCTTccgatttctctctaagaaattcCACCCATGTGTGTCTTAAGAAATCATCGACAATGACCATGATATACCGTTTTCCTCCTAAGCTTTCTGTTCTTATGGGCCCCATTAAATCAACATGGAGAAGCTCTAAGCAACGTGATGTAGAGATCACATTCACCTTTTGATGATTCGCCTTTGTTTATTTTCCCATTTGACAAGcgccacaaatggtcttctctaCCTTCTCGAATTTTGGGAGCCCCACAACGgcttcaagtttggacactTTTGCCACTTGTTTGAAGTCTGCATGGCTGAATCTttgatgccaaagttccaacacATCGACTCGGGCACTCCTACAAGAGATATTTGGTGTAGGAACTACTCCATAGCAATTGTCGGTAGTCCTATATCCCTCTAAGACTTGAATCCCTACTTCATTTATGATCACACAccctttttttgagaa
The sequence above is drawn from the Quercus robur chromosome 7, dhQueRobu3.1, whole genome shotgun sequence genome and encodes:
- the LOC126691156 gene encoding secreted RxLR effector protein 161-like; this encodes MSMVGELTFLLGLQVKQRKDGIFISQEKYARNLVKKFGLDSKKHASTPMSSSTKLSLDSSRIEVSPTLYRSIIGSLLHLTASRPDIAFSVGVCAHYQAAPKESHLTAMKRIIRYTNGTLEYGLWYSKDSNDCLAGYSDANWRRSVNDRKSTSGECFYLGNNLVSWMSKK